The genomic interval TCTTCCCCTTGggcttctttcctttgggcatgtTGCACggctggaggagaaagaaaatgacaaactCTTTTAATTATTCCCTTTCATCTTTATAATAATCTCAAGTCATTTTTCTCTGCTCTAAACTTGCATTTACAAGCATACAGAATAGAAATTCACATAATTTTTGCCCTTTGAATTTAAACTTGAATGATAAGAGCTTCTATCGATAAATTGAACATAAATGTGAGGTTCAAAACAGTAGAATTTCTCCTAAGGAATGAATACAACCTCTCTCTGGCATGCATAAGACTTAAGATTTAACCTCTAACCTTGACTTCTATAGGAAGCTATTCTTACAGAACTTCACGATAATTTTCCAGAGAATATACTTTCCAATGATAGCCAAAACTTGTGCTCTCAGGTCTAGATGTTCAGGTTTCCAACTTCATAGTGCAGTGCAGAAACATCTCCTGAACAAGAGAGTCTTCCTGatttgctcccttgagaattGAGGTCTCTGAGCACAATCTGCATATCCCTGTAAGATCCTGGACACATCTTCCCACTGGTCTCCTACATTTCAGCCCAAGATCATCagtaacataaaaccagatgcagaCATGGGCTGGGGAACAGATACTGAAGACCACTGAGAGAACACAGTGAGTACCCAGTGAGGCTGGACTCCTCCTGAAATGAATAGCAATGGGATGGACAGCAATAGGAGCAGGAAAAGCTGGACATTGAGAGATAGAGGATATTCCATAGAAACAAGGGAAGAATTAGGCAGACCCATTTCAAAGGTGTGTCATGGAGAGGTGGGGCTCAAGGGAAATGTGGCAGGTGGGAAACATGGAGCAGTTTCTGTAGAGATTTATCACACACTATATCATTGATGCTAAGAGTGGCCCAGGTGCCTCTAATTCCATGCTTTGTGGAGCCTGTGTGTGATGATCTGTGTCATTAGAATCTTGCCACCAAAAAAAGTGACTATCATTGGATGATATAGTGTTGCTCCCCTATGATGTGTCCTATTTAGGTCATCTTTTCTGCTCTACAAAAGGCTTATCAAATGTCTCTGAAAGAGATGGATTCTAGGGAAACAAAGACAATAATAGATGAAAGGAATGAACAGAAACTAGCAAGCACCCTCCAGGGCTTGGATGTTACAGTGCCCCCCTAAATGAGGGCTTGTCAGTTAAGGGCAAACTGATGGTAAAGAAATAATTCTGTGAGCATTTTCCAGTTACCCAATTCAGACCTGAGCACACAAGGACAGGGTAAAGAAGCAAGGCTAGAAAGGGCATGAAGAGCTAAACAAATCATCCCACAAGAATACAGTCTCTCCTCGCATGATTGACTAAGAAATTGACCCATTTGTGCAATTACTCAATAGACTATTTTGTGCAGCAGAGGAAGAGCATTGCCATAGTTTCCCAATACTACGTGTGGTTCTCCCCTctgacctcctcctcttctgtcctTCTATGCTtccatctgtctttgtttcttcataATGTATGTATATCCACTGACTTTAGGTCTATCCTGGAGTGTCTCACGTGCATGGATACTTTTGCTTAAACACATGTACTAAAACTTGCATACctgtattcacacacactcacaaatttgtagacacacacaaataccgtCTCACCTTCAGAAATGTTCactaatttaattcttttttcagagatccccctgcccaCAGCACCTCTGTTGACACCTGTGCTAATGGTGTCTCCCCTTGACTTAAGACCTTGTGAAAGTTCCATTCTCCCTCCAGGGCATTGGTTTTCACCTCTTTTCTGTCTCAGTTCCCAGCATACCTACCACCAGACCCACCTCTGCAGGGCTACAGAGGATTCATATTCATAGCATATGCTGGTGTCCCATCTTAACCCTTTCTCTGCCCTTTTTAATTGTTACTCAAACTACAGAGAACCTGGTGGACTACTTTCCTCAAGATTTTCCTGCTTTCCACACCATGTGTTCTCCCATATTCAGAACtttgatgtgtttgtgtatgtgtgtgcatgtgtgtgtgcatgtgtgtgtttgtgcaagtATGACATAAAGGTTAAGAGGGATATGAAGTGAAGCAAGGGGTATAAAAGGAGGAACACAAGAAAGTAATGATGGTGAGAAAAAACAATCACATGCGACTTTCTcccatgtagagagagagagagtgtgtgtgtgtgtgtgtgtgtgtgtgtatacatgagtgaGACTTATGTAgtagaaagaaaccaagaaacgGGTGATAGAAAGAAGAGTGAACATGAACAATGTatgatatacacatgtatatgaacATATCATAGTAAACCTCTTATTTCATactaactttaaaaagaagaaacaactcAAATTCACAGCAGTGTATATGTGTGACACTTCGTCACTAGACTGAgcagatcctttgcaagagccCTCAGTAAACTTTATTTTAgctgaattaaacaaaacaactctctggcttttcaaagaaaaatattttcatagtaaACACTCTTTCTTATTGAGAATGATGAACAGAAATTATGCAGTAGTTAACAGAGTTAAAACTGTAACATTATAGGCCAGTGTGTGGCAGTCAATTCTCTGTGAATGTTGTGCTTTTCTCCTGTTGCCTGCCATCCCCAGTGATTATTGGCTTACCACACAGACTATCCGGGTTGTATTTGACCACAATACCATCAAATATTCTACTTATGAAGCTACATACTGTGGAATTAAGGGATACCATGTTGTCAGATACACTGTCTATATTCTCAGAGTTACCTCCCGATTGTTAATAAAGGGTTTGGAACTCAAACAATGAGCCTGATCTTGACATTCTATGGTCTTCTCCATGGAGCTTGTCACTCAGTGCTTTTCATCGAGCTCTATCATCTCATAAACTTAAatctttcaataaaaatatattcctcTATATTTATTTGCACTGATcaatcaaagcaaacaaaaatataaaaacagatggAAAGACCATAAAATGTGTGTCTAGTGTCTAGAAAAAAGGAGTGACGTGTTGAGTCTATCCCAAACTCTATTCATGAGTGCCCAGGAGTCAGGCAGTAGTCGTGCATGCCTTAATTCCTAGTACTCTGGTGGCAGAGaacaggagggtctctgtgagttcaagcccagcttggtctacaaactCACTTCCAAAACAGCCAGATCTACACAAAGAATCTCTGtctcaaatagaaaaatatgcagatagatagatagatagatagatagatagatagatagatagagatagatagatagatagatagatagatagatagatagatagatagatatgcctGGGTCAGCACAAAATAGAGTAAGTGATGAATTGTTTTGCTGGAATTAGTCTAGACAGCCTCAAGAAGCCTCTGGGCTGTGCTCATTTCCTGGTTGGATGAGCAATCTTGTCCTTGCAAAAGTGCTAGGGGATGGAGAAACCAACATGATTCGCCTCAGATTTCTTTCCTTTACAATTTTACAAATGACCAATCACATCTGTAATCAGCATGCATTTCTTAGAATATTTTCTAAGTTGTTAAATATTAATAACAAATCTATTAATGTGGATTATTAATACTTAGTACTAGGAGAGCTACACAAACCTTAGCTATAATGGCTTGTCTATTTTTGGTGGGGGGGCATTTCATATAAGCCTAAATTTTCAGACTTTTAGAAGAGACACTCCTTTAAATATTCCTCcatcctgcttcctcttcccaccACCCTTTAGCTGGTAAGCTGCTGGGCACTAGGTTTATACTTTTTGGACAGGAAGTTTCACAGGGGACCAGGTCTACCTCCTCAGCTAACATAGAATGCTTTGGCTCTCCTCAGCAGACTGGTGCTCCAGAGCTGCTTACAGAGGAGTGTGCAGAAACATTGTTCCAAACCAGGATACCCCTGAAAAAGAGTCAACTGAGTTCCGTGTTAGACTCTCagttcctcttcagcttcttccttttgactctctctctttctcttgggtGTGGCTGACTTCTCTCACCTCATCCTCTGCTTCAGGAGTCCTGCAGCTCAGTTCTGCCAGCCCATTCTCTCCTGTagcctcttcctcctcacttccTATAGCTGTTCCCTCTAtctcatctttctgcctcttttactttttgctttttctgAAGCTCTTGTCAGTGTGTTCCAGGAGCTCCTCACCCAGACTCTTCAGTTGTtgcagcctcttcctcctctttctgcttcctcttcttttttcttttttttttttgggagggggggggTGCTGTCAGTTCAGTGGTTGAGAGGTATCCATGTCCTTTGAGACTTTGAGCAGAACCAGGGAGGCCTGCTCTTGGGCCTCCAGGTGAGCAAGCTTGGCCTTCATGGTGATTCCAATCCAGGCAGCCTTGTGTACTGTTCACCCCCTCACAAGCTTTGAATAGCATCATTAAGAATCTTTGAGGGCATGGGTTCATGGTTGTCTATATCACTGCAGCTCCCCAAATCTTTGTAAGGCTTCTCTGCACCTGATGATAGTGGGGCTGTCTTTACAAACTTCTTATACAGCAAGGTGGGCTTGGGATAATTGAGCTCTGTGGTCTCCTTGGAAAGGTGCCTTATCTGCACTCCATCCTTCCCCGAGTCCACTACCAAGCTGGTGGCAGTCTTGTTAAAGAGATCACTCCACCAGAGGTTTGAAAATTCCTTGGCAGGGTCATGTACCACCCCATGGGTATCTTGCTTCAGTGTCATCTTGAGGGCTTGGGTGATGACATTCTTTCTCCAGCCCAGGCCCTTGCCTTGAGTCCATCCTTGCTTCAGCAGCTGGTCTTCAGCAAACTTTATCCCCCGACTCTTGACATCTGGGGTGGCACTAATGGTAGGGGTGGCTCTGTCCTCAGGTTCTCACCGGGGGAAATGTGGCACCATCCGTCAGTGTGCAGTCCTCTCCATGGAAGCATGTGTCACACCCCAGTGACTTGTCTTTGGATTTATGGTTTATGGGCATTCTTACTCTTTACTGTTCTCTTGGTCATTCTCACTGGTGTCTACAACTtctgtataattttctttctaatgaaaatgcatttttaatatttGCCTATATTATCTTTTATGGACAAGAATGTCTGGGTTTTAAATTATATTGGCTTAAGAAGAAAAaacttgtaaatattttaatcttttttcataattgaaaaaatccatttctgtttttattttctgtttccgaTTCTCCACAGTTTTATGTTGATGTTGCTGCTGCTGAGACTGATGCTATTCAAATTCTTAAGTGAGTTTTCCCAGAGTTGTAAACTTGGCATTTGTGGATCTCTTAGGAATCATGAGGTGGAGTTAGTCCATAATTGTAAGAAATAATTAAACATTAGAGGGGTTCCATAGCTTTTATTCATAGAACATTCCAAAAAAAATCTTAGACCCATTCATTGGTTAgatttaaagaataaaaccatacatacacatgcacacacagacacagaacactaataataacaaagaaGTGTATGAAGACTGTAAGCATGGCCCAAGGGTTAAGAGgacctgctcttgcagagggccagaATTTGGTCCTAGCACTCGCATCAGGAGCTCACATCCCCCTTAAATGCTATCTCCTCATGCCACTGGGACAACTGATGAGAAAGTTACTGTTGTAGTGGGAATTCCTTCATTTTCATGTCAGTGGTGCAAGAATCTGGCCATTtatctttgtttcatttgtgaGGAGGACAAGTTAGACTGTTGCTACCTAGaacattttagttattttgtATTATAAACTTAAACTACACTTCTGTTTCACTTTCAATGCATTTTCAACCTTTCCTAGGATGAACCCTTGGAGTTATCTTTCACCATCCTTCTGGTGcaagaaggaatgaaagaaaatgtgcCTTTGTTAGAAACTTTTGCCAGGTGTCTCTGGAAAAAAATCGTCCAGATGACTGCTATGTAATAGTATGAACATTTTTCTGTCAACTATTACTACAAGCTTTTATTATAAATCTGTACTTCATATGTTATAGATGATAGGTTGTATAACAAAACATGAAGGAAAACTTGTAGAACAATTAAATGAAATACTTCCCTTTTTAACAAGATCTGTATTCATCCTCTAGGGGGCAGTATAGAGCCCTGTGAGACTACTTAATCTATCAAAGCTCTCCAAGTTGCTCATTAATTCTTCCCTCAGAACACTTCATCTTGACTTCACTTCCTATTATTCTATTAACGCTAACATGTCtttctaaatgtttcttttactaaaacatttgaaaaagtcTTTTCATTTAATGCCCTTAGCGTCCTCTTCCATTTGCACCTCATGAATAAATATTAGATTTCAGTACAAATTGATTTTAACCTATCCaagcatttctttccttctaacccacacctcttttttcttttttacctgaAGTTCTGGTATACAATAACACATTGGCTCCTAGATTATCAGCTACTCGCAAATGATTAGAAGTTCCCATGATTTCTCCCTGTCTACTTGGACCTACTATTCATCTATGAACCACTCCTTATAGACTATCCCTGTGAATATTAAGCTCTTGGTGGATCAAACAAACCTATAGATTGCCCCCAGAGTTCTGTCCTACTCCTATGCTCCATAAGAGGATAATTGTCATTATAATCCACACAATTACTGAAGCAAGATACCTGGAAATAATCTTGGTACTTTTGAATTTAAACACTATTTCATCTGAGTGAATATCACGGGGTACTAAACAAATCATCTTTCTGTGAAATTGGCCAGGTAGAACAGAGACAAAAGTTTTGATCTCATTtggttattttttataatttttagtaAGATTAATTTCAGTTAGTAAAGATGTACATGTAGGTACATATGCACAAGTTCAACAGTCATCAGAGGAACCCTATCAGAGGAAATATATGTTATACATTTTAATACAGAGCTGAAGAAATATAAGTTGAAAGAAATGAGTTTGTCTTGAATAGGAATCTATAGGAGAATAATCCTCAGtgttcagcttctggctattgaaTGACACAGTATTGCATTTCTCAGGGGCAATCTGTAACATACACTTCTTGATTGTACTGATTGAGTGAAAAATGATACTGTACTGGTGctgttttttaatgtgtattgcAGATTCTGTATGTTGCGTCCATCAAGTATGTCACAAATAACTAACACCACTCGCAATCCTTTCTACTTCATCCTCACGGGCATCCCCGGATTTGAGGATATCCATCTCTGGATCTCCatccccttcttctgcctctacACCATCTCCATCATGGGCAACACCACCATCCTCACCGTTATTcgcacagagccatctctccaccagcCCATGTACCTCTTCCTCTCCATGCTGGCCCTCACTGACCTGGGTCTCGCTCTCACGACTCTCCCTACTGTCATGCAACTCCTCTGGTTCAACATCCGGGAAATCAGCTTTGAGGCCTGCTTTGCACAGTTTTTCTTCCTCCATGGGTTCTCCTTCATGGAATCATCTGTTTTATTGGCCATGTCCTTTGACCGTTATGTGGCCATCTGCCGCCCACTGCACTATGCCTCCATCCTCACCAGTGAAGTCATTGGTAGAATAGGGATGGCCATCATTTGCCGCTGTGTCTTGGctgttcttccctcccttttcctgcTCAAGCGCCTGCCCTTCTGCCATTCCcaccttctctctcactcctacTGCCTCCACCAGGATATGATTCACCTGGTCTGCGCTGACATTAGGGTCAACAGCTGGTATGGATTTGCTCTGGTCCTGCTCATTATTGTGTTAGACCCTCTGCTCATTGTGCTCTCCTATGCACTTATCCTGAAAAGTATCTTGAACACAGCCACTTGGACTGAACGACTTCGGGCTCTCAACAACTGTCTGTCCCACATGCTGGCTGTTCTGGTTCTCTATGTCCCTATGGTTGGTGTGTCTATGACTCACCGCTTTGCCAAGCATGCCTCTCCACTGGTCCACGTTCTCATGGCCAATATCTACCTGCTGGCACCTCCTGTGATGAACCCCATCATTTACAGTGCAAAGACCAAGCAGATCCGCCAGGGAATCACTCGCCTCCTTTTGCAGAGAAAGGTTCACTGAAGACTgaagtttatatttaaaagactaattttatatatgtaatatggaGTCAAGCATAAACATTACTGTTATAAAATTGTGCACACCAAGGATGTGAAGTGGAACATTTGCTTTATAGATATTCCCAGCTAACAAAAGATACATTATTGTTTgactagaaattaaaatatttttaaggcttGTGTATGCTTTTCTCTAACCACTTGACTTtgagatgaagaaaaatatttttaaaatataaatttatttctttctccttcatagTGTTTTGAACATATGTTAAAGAACATGATTTCATTTTGCCAACTCAAAATTCTTATAATGTATAAACATGCTCAATGGAGCTATAACCTTCgcttgtctttctctgtgtgtgtgtgtgtgtgtgtgtgtgttattttattatttatttttttatgttagtTTTTTAATTccccattttatttgtttatatttcaaattatatttccCAATCTAGTTACCCCTCAACAAACCCTCCACCTCATTTCCACTGACCGCCCCTCTtgtgcctctatgagagtgctcctccaACCATTcgccctctccctcctcacccttctagcatccccctactcaagggcatcaagccttcctcCCATCCCACTTATTTCAGATAAGgccattttctgctacatatgcatatgGAGTCCTGTTTCCCTCCAGTATAgctatggttggtggtttagtccctgggagctctgggtggacCAATTAGTAAATATTGTTCTTGtgtggttgcaatccccttcatctctttcagtccttcccctagctcttccattggggtccccagacTCAGACCAAGGGTTGGATGTATCTGCCTATGTATTGATCAAGTGCTGGTAGAAAGTCGCAGGAAACAGCCATGTCaggctcactgataagtgggtttTAGaacaaaagctcagaatacccatgatacaacccacaaaccatatacagcttaaaaagaaggaagaccaaagtatagaCACTTGAATCCTACATAGAACAGagaacaaaatagtcacaggaactagaaggaaagaaagatcaagaagggagagaagaggggggagcCAAAAAGGAGGTAGGAACAGGTATTGGAAGGAACAGGAAAAaagtacagaggatcaggaaattgagtaGAAACATGTAGCAGAGGGGTATGGGGAACCTGGgtaaccactagaaagtctcagaatTCAGGGGAGTAAGAGGATCCCAGGAGCCAATAAAAATTTTACCAGAAATATCCAACAATGGGAAAATACCaactgtagagaccacctccagtagctaGGCATAGCCCCCCgttaagggatggggccacaTAACAcacctcaaaatttttaacccagaaatgctcCTGGccaaaagaaagacagggacaaaaaaatagaacaaagagTGAAGAATATGTCATCCAGAGACCACCcaacctagggatccattccatctacAGACAGCAACCCCCAACACTACTGCTAATGACAAGAAGCTCTTGTGCATGTTTCTTTCAATGCTAAATACTAGAATTTAATTAAATGCaagattttatataatttctaccCATAATAATGTAAAAACTTCATGGACTAGGAAACCagttaaagaaagaatgaaacacAAATATTCATGCTACATGGAAAGATAAATGAACACTACATATTAAGAGCTGAAGTGGAATAAGTTTGAGAAACTGGGAGTTTGGGAAAATAGAAGTGTGAGGAACCATTTAATTCCATACTAAGTTCATGTAAACTCTTTGATTTGGTTCCAGATGCACCCACTCAGCAATGTCTTTGGGCAGTAACAGAACACTGATGTCACTTTCTTGTTTCTGTTATCAAGCTTTCTAGTATTAACATTTACAGGAAAAAGGGAAAGTAAAATGCAGGCCGACCTAAGTCTCATGTATTAACAAATAGTTATCTGGAATCAAAACCTATTCATCTCATTAAGAGATCAGTTCCTACCCAGATTTATTATGTAATTTATACATTGTAACACTTCTATTGTTTACATAAATTACATACTCAgtgcattttgaatttttaaaagccatttcttttatttttgagcttATTATTATATCACCCCACCCTTCCCTTTCATTTCTCCCAACACTCCTATATACCTgacttgttctctttcaaattcatgggttCCTTAAATATAGCACAGGATAGCTATTTTGgaaacacatatttaaatatgcttgTATGTTTTgtcacatatatttataatagaattaacatttaaatcattttaaaaacaaaaatatctttcatAGTCAAAACTTTGTTGGaagcaaaaatttttttaaaaaatgagttagtAGCAACAACTGTgttgatgtaaatatctgttaaagaATATATTCTCGggctgatgccccagtgtagagaaatgctaaggccacagtgaggtgggagtgggtgggcaggggagcaccctcatagaagcagggtaaggggggatAAGATAGGGAGCTTGCAGAGGGGAAGCTGGGaagggggatagcatttgaaatgtaaataaataaaatatccaattaaaaatatgttctcaAATCACTGACATCAATTATTAAATCATTATAAATGTAGATGGATGAAGTGTATGGTGAATTGTTTTAAACCTGTTATATCATCTCTGAAAATGAGCTCTCACCAActacatacatgtttataaaatattaactatcAACCTAAAAATACTGATGCTACACACACTTCTGTTGTCTTAgagaatatataaacaaaatttttataattGCTGTTCCAAACAAAATAAGCACTTTAAAGCATTACTATGTATAGGTGACTGGGAACTAAATGAACATGAAGAAAtactacaaaatataaaatattgtcatTGTAATTGGAGCCCTTGAGGTGAGAGAGGCTAAGGACCTTGTACTATATCTATGAACCAGCTCTACAAAGGGAGCTGCAGTTTAGAAGGTGAGACTGTGGTCATCCCCATTTTATGATGCTTGCTATTAAACCacaggcagaaggaggaggaaaaaaattgGACCTATGCTGATGAAGCTGAGAGACAGTGCCAGGGAAAAGAACAGAACATACCTCATAGCACACTGAAGCTGAtggaggctgagggaagagaaggaaggaagacagaatatCTACACATAATGCCTGGGCATATAAGATGGCTCATACTTTAACTATATTTCTCTGTTGAAATTATTCAGTCAATGTACATCCCAAAgtgtttaaaaacacataaaatctaGATGTAGAAACTATTTCATGATGGGTTGGATGAAGAATCAATTCCTTATATAGCAATGTGTCTTCATGGATAAGTTATCATACAAGTATTTATTGTTTAAACACAGACAGTTTTCAGAGTAAAATGGGTTCTTTCataaggaagaaaatgtttaaacCATGAATATCTGGTGACAATCATAAAAGTATATTAATTCAAAGGGACATTTTCAGAATCACTATCTTTAAGGGGGACACTTAATCCTAAGaattcataaaaatgaaatttttgacCTACTTTAATTTAAGTATCATTACATCTTAAAACTAATGTTAACTGGCTACTTTGTAAGAGTTGTGATGGAATAAAGGATGGATTTACTATTCCTACATTCCTGCATAtctaattaaagaagaaaagttgGACATGTATGTCAGTAAAATGTAAGAGGTGAGTATTACATTTATCATTCAGAATCAAGCTTGTAGTaatgctttgaatttctcttttccttatcAAAAATACCTAACAGAAAACATTCTTTATGGGAGAATTACAACCAGAGTTTATAGATTTAAGAATAATCCCTGCCCTCTGAGTGTGTGATTCAGATCAATCTCTTTGTGCAGAGCAAGTTGGCAATTCCCTGTTGAATTGGACGGGTCTTAACACTGTATATGATAGGATTGAGCACTGGTGGCACAAACAGATATATGCTTGACATGAGTGTATGGACCACTGGGGATGCATGCTTGGCAACACGATGCATCACAGACACACCAATCATAGGCACATAATATATAAGCACTGCACAGATGTGTGACACACATGTGTTGAGTGCCTTCTTCCGACCCTCACCAGATGCAATACCTATCACCGTGTAAAGAATGAGCCCATAAGACACCACAATGAGAAGTGAGTCCAGCCCAAAAGTGGCCAGGACAATGGCCAACCCCAGGATGCTGTTGAGCTTAGTATCTGTACAAGGCAGTTGGATCAAGTCTGAGTGGAGGCAATAGGAATGGGAGAGAATATTTATGTGGCAATATGGTAGTTGTTTTAAAAGAATTGGAAGTGGGGCCATGAGTGCAGCACTCTTTAGTGTAATACCCAGACCCATGGATATGATCCGAGGCATGGTTAGAATGGCTGTATAGCGCAGAGGATTATAGATGGCTACAAAGCGGTCATAACTCATGGCCAACAAGACTCCTGACTCCATGCCAGAGAAAGTGTGAATGAAGAACATTTGTGCCAAACAGCCATAAAAGTCAATTCTGTAGGCATCAAACCAAAGAATGCCCATAACAGTAGGCAATGTGGACACAGAGACTCCCACCTCAGTGATGGCCAGCATGGAGAGGAATAGGTACATTGGCTCATGGAGAGCTGAGTCTTCCTGCACTGCTGCCATGATTAGGCTGTTGCCCACAATGGCAATCATGTACATGATGAAAAAGGGAATAGAGAGCCAGCCATGTTGGGCCTCCAGTCCTGGAATGCCAGTCAGGAAGACTGATTGGAGGTCAAGACTTTCATTGTTCTCTGTTCCCATGATGCCAATCGTAGAGATAAGTTTTCACCTGCATTTGAAACAAACTGAAGTTAGCTTAAACCTGTTAAGTCACTCTTATCAGCCTCCACTGTAAAAATTGAAGAAAGGAGGTGAGAAAACTGGTGGGTGAAGTAACATAGCAGATATTCTCATCTTTCCCTGGTCCCCTGAGTCTCAAGTACTCACCTGTGGCATATCAAAGAGGCATTTCAGACTGTTCAATC from Arvicanthis niloticus isolate mArvNil1 chromosome 1, mArvNil1.pat.X, whole genome shotgun sequence carries:
- the LOC117723207 gene encoding olfactory receptor 51Q1-like, yielding MQTWAGEQILKTTERTQFCMLRPSSMSQITNTTRNPFYFILTGIPGFEDIHLWISIPFFCLYTISIMGNTTILTVIRTEPSLHQPMYLFLSMLALTDLGLALTTLPTVMQLLWFNIREISFEACFAQFFFLHGFSFMESSVLLAMSFDRYVAICRPLHYASILTSEVIGRIGMAIICRCVLAVLPSLFLLKRLPFCHSHLLSHSYCLHQDMIHLVCADIRVNSWYGFALVLLIIVLDPLLIVLSYALILKSILNTATWTERLRALNNCLSHMLAVLVLYVPMVGVSMTHRFAKHASPLVHVLMANIYLLAPPVMNPIIYSAKTKQIRQGITRLLLQRKVH
- the LOC117693313 gene encoding olfactory receptor 51L1-like translates to MGTENNESLDLQSVFLTGIPGLEAQHGWLSIPFFIMYMIAIVGNSLIMAAVQEDSALHEPMYLFLSMLAITEVGVSVSTLPTVMGILWFDAYRIDFYGCLAQMFFIHTFSGMESGVLLAMSYDRFVAIYNPLRYTAILTMPRIISMGLGITLKSAALMAPLPILLKQLPYCHINILSHSYCLHSDLIQLPCTDTKLNSILGLAIVLATFGLDSLLIVVSYGLILYTVIGIASGEGRKKALNTCVSHICAVLIYYVPMIGVSVMHRVAKHASPVVHTLMSSIYLFVPPVLNPIIYSVKTRPIQQGIANLLCTKRLI